The Nitrospiraceae bacterium genome window below encodes:
- a CDS encoding DUF393 domain-containing protein, with translation MRLPIDPTTHEWAVLERVIVFDGICNWCNAWVNFTMARDYGRFRFATLQSDKGRQLLKTLGLSEQDFETFLLLERGQVFVKSTAALRIARQLSGCWPLLSLFIIVPRSLRDVLYDLVARHRYRLMGKAQSCRVPTAEEQHRFV, from the coding sequence ATGAGACTACCGATCGATCCCACAACTCATGAATGGGCCGTGCTCGAGCGGGTTATCGTATTCGACGGGATCTGCAACTGGTGCAATGCCTGGGTAAACTTCACTATGGCCCGCGACTACGGCCGCTTTCGCTTCGCCACCCTGCAATCCGACAAGGGGCGCCAGTTGTTGAAGACGCTGGGATTGTCTGAGCAAGACTTCGAGACGTTTCTCTTGTTGGAGCGGGGCCAGGTGTTCGTCAAATCCACCGCGGCCTTGAGGATCGCCAGGCAACTCTCCGGCTGCTGGCCGTTGCTCTCCCTCTTCATCATAGTGCCTCGCTCGCTGCGCGACGTCCTGTACGACCTCGTAGCCCGCCACCGCTATCGCCTCATGGGTAAGGCTCAATCTTGTCGTGTCCCCACCGCCGAAGAACAACACCGCTTCGTTTGA